Proteins found in one Nitrospirota bacterium genomic segment:
- the lpxI gene encoding UDP-2,3-diacylglucosamine diphosphatase LpxI (LpxI, functionally equivalent to LpxH, replaces it in LPS biosynthesis in a minority of bacteria.), with protein sequence MGQPERQKPELPSPGERIGLIAGNGRFPIIFAENVRRLGYAVSAVAHVGETEPELEKYVDHIHWVKIGQFNKLIQALKADGVRQAVMLGGISKTHVFTTVMPDLRALAVASRLKQWKDDAILREIAAELEGEGITVRESTFGLSGVLVEEGVLTTRRPSNREWEDIRYGWEIAREIGRLDIGQCVVIKDRVVVAVEAVEGTDEAVRRGGALAREGAVVVKRCKPQQDLRFDLPAVGPTTIQTMASVQAAALVVEAERSVLLDREETIRRAEHSGIAVVGLAEEGVKREA encoded by the coding sequence GTGGGGCAACCGGAGCGACAGAAGCCGGAGCTGCCGTCGCCAGGGGAGCGGATCGGCCTGATCGCCGGCAACGGGCGGTTCCCCATCATCTTCGCGGAGAACGTCCGGCGACTGGGGTATGCGGTGTCCGCGGTCGCCCACGTCGGAGAGACCGAGCCGGAGCTGGAGAAGTACGTCGACCACATCCACTGGGTCAAGATCGGGCAGTTCAACAAGCTCATCCAGGCGCTCAAGGCCGACGGAGTCCGCCAGGCGGTCATGCTCGGCGGGATCAGCAAGACGCACGTGTTCACCACCGTCATGCCGGATCTCAGGGCCCTGGCGGTCGCCAGCCGCCTCAAGCAGTGGAAGGATGACGCGATCTTGCGGGAGATCGCGGCGGAGCTGGAGGGCGAGGGCATCACGGTCCGGGAATCCACCTTCGGGCTCAGCGGAGTCCTGGTCGAGGAAGGCGTGCTCACGACGCGCCGGCCGAGCAATCGGGAGTGGGAGGACATCCGGTACGGCTGGGAGATCGCGCGGGAGATCGGTCGGCTGGACATCGGCCAGTGCGTGGTGATCAAAGATCGGGTCGTGGTCGCGGTCGAGGCGGTGGAGGGGACCGATGAGGCCGTCCGTCGCGGGGGCGCGCTGGCCCGCGAAGGGGCCGTCGTGGTCAAGCGGTGCAAACCCCAGCAGGACCTCCGCTTCGACCTGCCGGCCGTCGGTCCCACGACGATCCAGACGATGGCGTCGGTGCAGGCCGCCGCCCTCGTCGTCGAGGCGGAGCGCAGCGTGCTGCTCGACCGGGAGGAGACGATCCGCAGGGCGGAGCACTCGGGCATCGCCGTGGTCGGCCTCGCTGAAGAGGGCGTGAAGCGCGAAGCGTGA
- a CDS encoding Gfo/Idh/MocA family oxidoreductase, with protein sequence MKKVRAGVIGVGHLGQHHARLYAALPEVELVGVMDADPARAQMIGERYGATPVSTLADLLPQVQAVSVAVPTSAHHEIVKVCLEAGVHVLVEKPIAVTSAEAQDLVELAGRRGLVLQVGHIERFNPVIRAVRPHIGKPGFIECHRLSPFGERGTDVDVVLDLMIHDLDMILSFEPGPVEEVRAAGVPVLSPNIDIANARIAFGSGCVANLTASRVSTTRMRRLRLFQRDAYVSVDYQTRQGVIFRRLVEEGKRPEITVEQVQGSDEEPLKLEMESFVTAVAGATRPVVSGEDGAAALELAHQVLEAIRQFMRRHEQACEW encoded by the coding sequence GTGAAGAAGGTACGGGCCGGCGTCATCGGGGTGGGCCACCTGGGTCAACACCACGCCCGCCTCTACGCCGCGCTGCCGGAGGTCGAGCTGGTCGGGGTCATGGACGCCGACCCTGCGCGGGCGCAGATGATCGGGGAACGGTACGGCGCCACGCCGGTCTCCACACTCGCCGACTTGCTGCCGCAGGTCCAGGCGGTGAGCGTAGCGGTTCCGACCTCGGCCCACCACGAGATCGTGAAGGTCTGCCTGGAAGCCGGGGTGCACGTGCTCGTCGAAAAGCCGATCGCGGTGACCAGCGCCGAGGCGCAAGACCTCGTCGAGCTGGCCGGGCGGCGCGGGCTGGTGTTGCAGGTCGGCCACATCGAACGGTTCAACCCGGTGATCCGGGCCGTACGCCCGCACATCGGGAAGCCGGGCTTCATCGAGTGCCACCGTCTCAGCCCGTTCGGGGAACGGGGGACGGACGTGGACGTGGTTCTGGACCTGATGATTCACGACCTGGACATGATCCTGTCCTTCGAGCCGGGACCGGTCGAAGAAGTGCGCGCGGCCGGCGTGCCGGTGCTCTCGCCGAACATCGACATCGCGAACGCCCGGATCGCGTTCGGCAGCGGCTGCGTCGCCAACCTGACGGCCAGCCGCGTCTCCACGACCCGCATGCGCCGGCTCCGGCTTTTCCAGCGGGACGCCTACGTCTCGGTGGACTATCAGACGCGCCAGGGGGTCATTTTTCGCCGGCTGGTCGAAGAGGGGAAGCGGCCGGAGATCACGGTCGAGCAGGTCCAGGGGAGCGACGAGGAGCCCCTCAAGCTGGAGATGGAGTCCTTCGTCACGGCCGTCGCTGGCGCAACCCGGCCCGTGGTCAGCGGAGAGGACGGAGCGGCCGCGCTGGAGCTGGCGCACCAGGTCCTCGAGGCCATCAGGCAGTTCATGCGCCGCCACGAACAGGCGTGCGAATGGTGA
- the lpxB gene encoding lipid-A-disaccharide synthase — MTGEASGDLHGANLAAAIRALCPEAEILGVGGPKMQAAGVKLILGIEGLTAIGMIGWAVLSRSVRTYVTLARFLRRQPLGAVVFVDNPGLNLRLARVAKRAGHRVAYYVAPQIWAWHAGRINVIKRVVDRMIVILPFEREIYERAGVRCDFVGHPLLDVVAPSYDRSELRKRFGVDGASRVIGFLPGSREREVRDLLPVMLRAAATLARTHPGLQFVLAQAASLSARLLEDLLAGSGVSVRVVRDQPNEVMAASDLLFVASGTATLQAALVGTPMVILYRVSRLTYWLGRLLVRVKCIGLVNLVAGRKFVPELIQRDATPERLCEEASRLLDDELANREMSAALRRVREELGEPGASRRAAAAVLSECRT, encoded by the coding sequence GTGACCGGTGAGGCCTCGGGAGACCTGCACGGGGCGAACTTGGCCGCCGCCATCCGCGCGCTGTGTCCAGAGGCCGAGATTCTTGGCGTCGGCGGTCCGAAGATGCAGGCTGCGGGCGTCAAGCTGATCCTCGGGATCGAGGGGCTGACCGCGATCGGGATGATCGGGTGGGCCGTGCTCAGCCGGAGCGTCCGGACCTACGTGACCCTGGCCCGCTTTCTGCGTCGGCAGCCGCTCGGCGCCGTGGTCTTCGTTGACAATCCCGGGCTGAACCTGCGCCTGGCCCGGGTCGCGAAGCGCGCGGGGCACCGGGTCGCCTATTACGTCGCTCCCCAGATCTGGGCCTGGCACGCCGGCCGGATCAACGTGATCAAGCGGGTCGTGGATCGCATGATCGTCATCCTGCCGTTCGAACGCGAGATCTACGAGCGGGCCGGGGTGCGCTGCGACTTCGTCGGCCATCCGCTGCTGGACGTCGTGGCGCCGTCCTACGACCGCTCCGAGCTCCGCAAGCGCTTCGGGGTGGACGGGGCCTCGCGGGTCATCGGGTTCCTGCCGGGGAGTCGGGAGCGGGAGGTCCGCGATCTGCTGCCGGTGATGCTGCGCGCCGCCGCGACCCTGGCCCGGACGCATCCGGGCCTGCAATTCGTGCTGGCCCAGGCGGCGTCGCTCTCGGCGCGTCTGCTGGAGGATCTGCTGGCTGGCTCCGGCGTGAGCGTTCGGGTCGTGCGGGACCAGCCGAACGAGGTCATGGCGGCCTCGGACCTGCTCTTCGTCGCGTCGGGAACCGCGACCCTGCAGGCGGCGCTCGTCGGGACGCCCATGGTCATTCTTTACCGCGTCTCCCGGCTGACCTATTGGCTCGGCCGCCTCCTGGTCCGGGTCAAGTGCATCGGGCTGGTCAATCTGGTGGCCGGTCGCAAATTCGTGCCCGAGCTCATTCAGCGGGACGCGACGCCCGAGCGGCTCTGCGAGGAGGCGAGCCGTTTGCTCGACGACGAACTGGCCAACAGGGAGATGAGCGCGGCGCTGCGCCGCGTGCGGGAGGAGCTCGGCGAGCCGGGGGCGTCTCGGCGCGCGGCGGCGGCGGTCTTGTCGGAGTGCCGGACATGA
- the msbA gene encoding lipid A export permease/ATP-binding protein MsbA → MTVFLRLARYLLHYRFRLVVAFVCSGLVAAFSGAYAWLVRPVLDGIFINKDERLLIVLPVAILAVAVLKGLANYGQSYLMNYVGNQTVADIRDELFLHILRLPVGYHDANTTGRLMSRIVNDVSLMANAVANVLKDLFQQGLTFLAMVGVIFYQNWKLAALSAVVIPVSLHTMLRMGQRLRRLATSGQERVGDMTSVLQEALVGIRIVKAFGQEEAEGGRFRDSNRAYLRTSMKATQVSALASSYMEVIGVVGVAAIIWYGGYLVIHGAMTPGSFFSFLAAMFMAYTPIRRLSGANNTIQQALSAAERVFAVLDLAGEQSRDRGRKDLAPIRSSLEFRDVTFRYEGGDRPALQHVNLTVRAGEVVALVGSSGSGKTTLVSLVPRFYEPTEGAVLIDGQDVRGYTLRSLRAQIGIVSQDTVLFDDTVRNNVAYGRVAATEEEIVQAAKAAYAHDFIERLPDGYRTLIGENGVKLSGGERQRLAIARAILRDPPLLILDEATSSLDSESERIVQLALSNLMKNRTTLVIAHRLSTVQRADRIVVLDGGRIVEMGTHEELLARGGPYKRLYAIQFQTEEMTPSPS, encoded by the coding sequence ATGACCGTGTTTCTCAGGCTCGCCCGCTATCTTCTGCACTACCGGTTCCGGCTGGTCGTGGCGTTCGTCTGCTCCGGCCTGGTCGCGGCCTTCTCTGGCGCCTACGCCTGGCTCGTGCGCCCGGTGCTGGACGGCATCTTCATCAACAAGGACGAGCGGCTCCTGATCGTGCTGCCGGTGGCGATCCTGGCCGTGGCCGTGCTGAAGGGTCTGGCCAATTACGGGCAGAGCTACTTGATGAACTACGTCGGCAACCAGACCGTCGCCGACATCCGCGACGAGCTGTTCCTCCACATCCTGCGCCTTCCCGTCGGCTACCATGACGCCAACACGACCGGACGCCTGATGTCGCGCATCGTCAACGACGTCAGCCTCATGGCCAACGCCGTGGCCAACGTGCTGAAGGACCTGTTCCAGCAGGGGCTGACCTTCCTCGCGATGGTGGGCGTCATCTTCTACCAGAACTGGAAGCTGGCCGCCCTGTCCGCGGTCGTGATCCCGGTCTCGCTGCACACGATGCTCCGCATGGGGCAGCGGCTGCGCCGGCTGGCCACCAGCGGGCAGGAGCGGGTCGGAGACATGACGTCGGTCCTGCAGGAGGCCCTGGTCGGCATCAGGATCGTCAAGGCGTTCGGGCAGGAAGAAGCCGAAGGGGGGCGCTTCCGTGACAGCAACAGGGCGTACCTGCGCACGAGCATGAAGGCCACCCAGGTGTCCGCGCTCGCCTCCTCCTACATGGAAGTCATCGGAGTGGTCGGCGTCGCCGCCATCATCTGGTACGGCGGGTACCTGGTGATTCACGGAGCGATGACGCCCGGGTCGTTCTTCTCGTTCCTGGCGGCCATGTTCATGGCCTACACGCCGATCCGTCGCCTGTCCGGGGCCAACAACACGATCCAGCAGGCCCTGTCGGCGGCCGAGCGGGTCTTCGCCGTGCTGGATCTCGCGGGCGAACAGAGCCGGGACCGGGGGCGCAAGGACCTGGCGCCGATCCGTTCTTCGCTGGAGTTCCGGGACGTGACCTTCAGGTACGAGGGAGGCGACCGCCCTGCGCTCCAGCACGTCAATTTGACGGTTCGGGCCGGCGAGGTCGTCGCCCTGGTCGGGAGCAGCGGGAGCGGAAAGACCACGCTGGTCAGCCTGGTGCCCAGGTTTTACGAGCCGACGGAAGGGGCGGTGCTGATCGACGGGCAGGACGTCCGCGGGTACACCCTCCGCTCCCTGCGCGCCCAAATCGGCATCGTGTCCCAGGACACGGTCCTGTTCGACGATACGGTCAGGAACAACGTCGCGTACGGGCGGGTTGCGGCGACCGAGGAGGAGATCGTGCAGGCGGCCAAGGCGGCTTACGCCCACGATTTCATCGAGCGGCTCCCGGACGGGTATCGGACGCTGATCGGGGAGAACGGGGTCAAGCTCTCGGGTGGTGAGCGGCAGCGGTTGGCCATCGCCCGGGCGATCCTGCGTGATCCGCCCCTGCTCATCCTGGATGAAGCGACCTCCTCGCTGGATTCCGAGTCCGAACGCATCGTGCAGCTCGCCCTGTCGAACCTGATGAAGAACCGCACGACCCTCGTCATCGCGCACCGGCTCTCCACCGTCCAGCGTGCGGATCGGATCGTGGTGCTGGACGGGGGGCGCATTGTGGAAATGGGCACCCACGAGGAACTGCTTGCACGGGGAGGGCCCTACAAGCGGCTCTATGCGATCCAGTTCCAGACCGAGGAAATGACGCCGTCGCCTTCGTGA
- a CDS encoding lysophospholipid acyltransferase family protein, with amino-acid sequence MGYSRTLSWLKLHLVPPVGALAIRLLGKTLRIQTVGTEVVDRLYRQGTNCIFAFWHSRQLMMPLAYRGTGAHVLISEHRDGELIQRIVARFGFSAVRGSTTRGGAAALRQLIRLGQSGADLVVTPDGPKGPRQVAQIGVIQLAKATGLPIVPLTFACSKKNSSRAGTGSWFPIRPDEACSCGASRSGSSPTQRLRIWKPSGSSCRKR; translated from the coding sequence GTGGGGTATTCGCGTACGCTGAGTTGGCTCAAGCTGCACCTGGTTCCACCGGTCGGCGCCTTGGCGATCCGGCTGCTGGGGAAGACCCTGCGGATCCAAACCGTGGGGACCGAGGTCGTCGACCGGCTCTACCGGCAGGGAACCAACTGCATCTTTGCCTTCTGGCACAGTCGGCAACTGATGATGCCGCTCGCCTATCGCGGGACCGGGGCCCACGTCCTGATCAGCGAGCATCGGGACGGCGAGTTGATCCAGCGGATCGTCGCACGCTTCGGCTTTTCCGCGGTCCGGGGGTCCACCACCAGGGGCGGGGCGGCGGCGCTCCGGCAACTCATCCGGCTCGGCCAGTCCGGTGCGGACTTGGTCGTCACCCCCGACGGACCCAAGGGCCCGAGACAGGTCGCGCAGATCGGGGTGATCCAACTGGCCAAGGCTACGGGGCTGCCCATCGTCCCGCTCACCTTCGCCTGCTCAAAAAAAAACTCTTCGCGAGCTGGGACCGGTTCCTGGTTCCCTATCCGTCCGGACGAGGCCTGTTCCTGTGGGGCGAGCCGATCTGGGTCAAGCCCGACTCAACGGCTGAGGATCTGGAAGCCAAGCGGATCGAGTTGCAGGAAGCGTTGA
- a CDS encoding 3-deoxy-D-manno-octulosonic acid transferase — protein sequence MWYLAYNLLLILASPLMLLVLLAKKRCRRGLPQRLGFLPVGFPGQDRPVLWVHAVSLGEAVAVAPLIRELHHRHPEYRIVVSTVTETGREAVEQRLAGIAVHCYAPLDFPWVVSKVVARLKPRIFLFVETELWPNLLRMLAQRGVPAILVNGRLSSRSFERYRLVRPFMARVLGNVALCLAQSGRDAERLAALGAPPDRVIRTGSIKFDQPEPARRLDRAALGLAEGEELIVAGSTHQGEEEAILAGYERLLREFPRLVLMLAPRHIERSGAVEAMVTQNGFKAVRRSRLAPDGSGDNPSGPRVIVLDTRGELAEVYRYAVLSFVGGTLVPVGGHNLLEPAVWGKPVFFGPHTDHCAEVAALLLEAGGGIQVRDGAGLGVAMMRLLKDRSALRTAGTAAQQVIADNRGAVQRSLEYIGAYVRGRSHGQASQERSGVAPQPVPLGKLPR from the coding sequence ATGTGGTACCTGGCGTACAACCTTTTGCTCATCCTGGCTTCTCCCCTGATGCTGCTGGTTCTCCTGGCGAAAAAACGCTGCCGCCGGGGCTTGCCGCAGCGATTGGGGTTTCTGCCGGTGGGATTTCCTGGCCAGGACCGGCCCGTGCTCTGGGTCCATGCCGTCTCGCTCGGCGAGGCGGTGGCGGTCGCACCGTTGATTCGGGAGTTGCACCACCGTCACCCCGAATACCGAATCGTCGTCTCCACGGTGACCGAGACCGGGCGCGAAGCGGTGGAGCAGCGGCTTGCGGGAATCGCGGTTCATTGCTACGCCCCGCTGGATTTTCCCTGGGTGGTCTCGAAGGTCGTGGCACGGCTGAAGCCCCGCATCTTCCTGTTCGTCGAGACCGAACTGTGGCCCAACCTGCTCCGGATGTTGGCGCAACGCGGCGTGCCGGCGATCCTGGTCAACGGCCGGCTGTCCTCTCGTTCGTTCGAGCGGTATCGGCTCGTGCGGCCCTTCATGGCGAGGGTCCTTGGGAATGTGGCCCTCTGCCTGGCCCAATCGGGACGGGATGCCGAGCGTCTGGCCGCGTTGGGAGCGCCCCCGGATCGCGTCATCCGGACCGGCAGCATCAAGTTCGACCAGCCGGAACCGGCCAGGAGACTGGATCGAGCGGCTCTCGGATTGGCGGAAGGCGAAGAATTGATCGTGGCGGGCAGCACGCATCAGGGGGAAGAGGAGGCGATCCTGGCCGGCTACGAGCGGTTGCTGAGAGAATTTCCTCGGCTGGTGCTGATGCTGGCGCCACGCCACATCGAACGGTCCGGTGCGGTCGAGGCCATGGTGACGCAGAACGGCTTCAAAGCCGTGCGCCGAAGCAGGCTGGCCCCAGACGGATCCGGAGACAATCCGAGCGGCCCCCGCGTGATCGTTCTGGACACGAGGGGCGAACTCGCCGAGGTCTATCGGTATGCCGTGCTCTCGTTCGTCGGGGGCACGCTCGTCCCGGTCGGCGGGCACAATCTCCTGGAGCCGGCTGTCTGGGGTAAGCCCGTCTTCTTCGGTCCGCATACGGACCACTGTGCGGAGGTGGCCGCGCTGTTGCTGGAGGCTGGCGGGGGGATTCAAGTTCGCGACGGAGCGGGCCTGGGCGTTGCGATGATGCGGCTGCTCAAGGACCGTTCCGCTCTGCGGACCGCGGGAACCGCGGCCCAACAAGTTATCGCCGACAACCGCGGCGCCGTCCAGCGCAGCTTGGAATACATCGGAGCATACGTGCGGGGACGGTCCCACGGTCAGGCCAGCCAGGAACGGAGCGGAGTGGCCCCGCAGCCGGTTCCGCTCGGGAAACTGCCCCGGTGA
- the lpxK gene encoding tetraacyldisaccharide 4'-kinase, with product MRVLLTGLAVPYGLAVRARALLYRVGWLPSRRLPRPVVSVGNLTVGGTGKTPIVIWIAQRLTAQGMAVAVLSRGYRRRTRGSFLLVSDGDTVLAGPADAGDEPYLIAQRCPGAVVAVGADRYRLGRWLLERSPRTIDCFVLDDGFQHLALCRDVDLLLVDATDADGLAGLLPAGRLREPLTAARRATAVLITRAESRAACETMARTIEAAGVSGQPIFVRFRPDGIVPVGGGSAQEAEVVAGRKALAFSGIANPRSFHETLAGLGVTLVDSLVFPDHHWYRAAELEEIRQRAARGGAELVLTTEKDAGKVAPLLKPDDRFLAVRLGAEILRGQDRLERLLFSVTGDR from the coding sequence ATGCGGGTTCTGCTGACAGGCTTGGCCGTGCCCTATGGGCTGGCGGTGAGGGCGAGGGCGCTCCTGTACCGGGTCGGATGGCTGCCGAGCCGGCGGCTCCCGCGTCCGGTGGTGAGTGTAGGCAATCTGACGGTGGGAGGGACCGGCAAGACGCCGATCGTCATCTGGATCGCCCAGCGGTTGACGGCCCAGGGGATGGCCGTGGCGGTTTTGAGCCGAGGCTACCGCCGTCGGACTCGGGGATCGTTCCTGTTGGTGTCGGACGGGGACACCGTCCTGGCCGGACCGGCCGATGCGGGAGACGAGCCGTATCTGATCGCCCAGCGCTGTCCCGGCGCGGTGGTGGCGGTCGGCGCGGATCGGTATCGGCTGGGGCGGTGGCTACTGGAGCGGAGCCCGAGGACCATTGATTGCTTCGTCCTCGACGACGGCTTCCAGCATCTGGCCCTGTGTCGCGACGTAGACCTCCTGCTCGTGGATGCGACGGATGCGGACGGGTTGGCCGGGTTGCTCCCGGCTGGCCGGTTGAGGGAGCCGCTGACAGCGGCCCGACGTGCGACCGCAGTGCTGATCACCCGCGCCGAGTCCCGGGCGGCCTGCGAGACCATGGCGCGGACCATCGAGGCGGCCGGGGTCTCGGGCCAGCCCATTTTCGTCCGGTTCAGGCCGGATGGGATCGTGCCGGTTGGGGGCGGATCCGCTCAAGAGGCGGAGGTCGTGGCGGGGCGCAAGGCGCTGGCGTTCAGCGGGATTGCCAATCCCCGGTCGTTCCACGAAACCTTGGCCGGCTTGGGGGTGACGTTGGTGGACAGCCTGGTCTTTCCCGACCACCATTGGTATCGGGCTGCCGAGTTGGAGGAGATCAGGCAACGGGCCGCCCGTGGCGGGGCCGAGCTGGTCCTCACGACCGAGAAGGATGCGGGTAAGGTAGCGCCTCTGCTCAAACCGGACGACCGGTTCCTGGCCGTGAGATTGGGCGCCGAGATTCTGCGGGGACAGGATCGGCTGGAGCGGCTGCTCTTCTCCGTGACGGGTGACAGGTGA
- the waaF gene encoding lipopolysaccharide heptosyltransferase II: MTSKEREVRTEQLGGIGHASRVTHHDSVRRILVRGPNWIGDAVMCEPAVAEVRRLFPAAEVTLLVKTPVAELFAHHPAVSRILVYEDRERHAGLGGKWTLSSQLRRQGFDLAILFQNAFEAALLSFLAGIPRRYGYATDGRGLLLSDPVPVPDRTAVAHQVHYYWDLLKPLGATGRAGTPQLFLGDQEKEAMARRLAEAGIADGDLVIGLNPGSTYGGAKRWLPERFAEVADRLVRDSEGKGRTIRVVIVGAGGEEALGQSIAGLMETGPSVKPVVLSGRTSIRELMAVVHRCALFLTNDTGPMHIAAAFDVPVVAVFGPTDWRTTSPFGGLHRVVRQPVDCAPCLLRECPIDHRCMTRVTVGQVYDAAFELLQRGREARGERLGARFEHLAPSPLPPAPLAGTTVFLDRDGTVNHDTGYVKGPEELVLFPGVVEAVACLKRAGARVVLVTNQSGVARGLIAPAALEAIHARLRSLLEAGGTTLDGLYVCPHHPDDGCPCRKPRTGLVDRAIAELGLDRSSAYVVGDQRRDIELGWNIGARTVLVTTGPTSEEALVSLRADGTPPDAVAGNLGEAVEWIFRNAGSLRRGAPLRDVTWAGRGLR; this comes from the coding sequence GTGACAAGTAAAGAGCGAGAAGTCAGAACTGAGCAACTGGGAGGTATCGGCCACGCGTCACGCGTCACGCATCACGATTCCGTTCGGCGGATCCTGGTCCGCGGACCTAACTGGATCGGGGATGCGGTGATGTGCGAGCCGGCGGTGGCGGAGGTGCGCCGCCTGTTCCCGGCTGCAGAGGTAACGTTGCTCGTCAAGACGCCCGTGGCCGAGCTGTTCGCGCACCATCCGGCCGTGAGTCGGATCCTGGTGTATGAGGATCGGGAACGCCACGCGGGGTTGGGCGGCAAGTGGACTCTGTCGAGCCAGTTGCGCCGCCAGGGGTTCGACCTGGCCATCCTCTTTCAAAACGCGTTTGAAGCGGCGCTGCTCTCGTTTCTGGCTGGAATCCCCCGCCGTTACGGCTATGCGACGGACGGGAGAGGTCTGCTCCTATCCGATCCCGTTCCCGTGCCGGATCGGACGGCCGTCGCCCACCAGGTCCATTACTATTGGGATCTGCTGAAGCCCCTCGGAGCGACTGGCCGAGCTGGTACACCGCAGTTGTTTCTCGGGGATCAGGAGAAGGAGGCCATGGCTCGGCGCCTGGCTGAGGCGGGGATCGCCGACGGCGATCTGGTCATCGGCTTGAACCCCGGCTCGACCTACGGAGGGGCCAAGCGGTGGCTGCCAGAGCGGTTCGCAGAGGTCGCCGATCGGCTGGTGCGGGACAGTGAGGGAAAAGGGCGGACCATCCGCGTCGTGATCGTGGGGGCCGGAGGTGAGGAGGCTTTGGGCCAGTCCATTGCCGGACTCATGGAGACCGGACCGTCCGTGAAGCCCGTGGTCCTTTCCGGCCGGACCTCGATCCGGGAGCTCATGGCGGTCGTGCACCGGTGCGCCCTCTTCCTGACCAACGATACGGGCCCCATGCACATCGCCGCGGCGTTCGACGTTCCGGTCGTGGCCGTGTTCGGTCCGACGGATTGGCGGACGACGTCTCCGTTCGGCGGGCTCCATCGCGTCGTCCGTCAGCCGGTGGACTGCGCCCCCTGCCTGCTCCGGGAATGTCCGATCGACCACCGATGCATGACCCGGGTGACGGTCGGTCAGGTCTACGACGCAGCTTTCGAGCTCCTGCAACGTGGGCGAGAGGCTCGGGGCGAGAGGCTCGGGGCGAGGTTTGAACATCTAGCCCCTAGCCCCCTGCCGCCTGCCCCATTGGCCGGCACGACAGTCTTTCTAGACCGGGACGGCACGGTGAATCACGACACCGGCTATGTGAAGGGTCCGGAGGAGTTGGTGCTGTTTCCCGGCGTCGTCGAGGCGGTCGCGTGTCTCAAGCGGGCCGGCGCCCGCGTCGTGCTGGTGACGAACCAGTCCGGGGTCGCCAGGGGATTGATTGCGCCCGCTGCGCTGGAGGCCATTCACGCCCGGCTGCGGAGCCTCCTGGAGGCCGGCGGGACGACGCTCGACGGTCTCTACGTCTGCCCGCACCATCCCGACGACGGCTGCCCCTGCAGGAAGCCACGGACGGGGCTGGTGGACCGGGCGATCGCCGAGCTGGGGCTGGACCGGTCTTCGGCCTATGTCGTGGGCGACCAGCGCCGCGATATCGAGTTGGGATGGAACATTGGGGCGCGGACGGTGCTGGTAACCACCGGCCCCACCAGCGAGGAGGCGCTGGTGAGCCTGCGGGCTGACGGGACGCCTCCGGATGCGGTGGCGGGAAACCTGGGCGAGGCGGTGGAGTGGATCTTCCGGAATGCCGGATCCTTGCGTCGCGGAGCTCCGCTTCGCGATGTGACCTGGGCGGGGAGGGGATTGAGGTGA